CCGGCTGGGTCTGACCACCCGGCACCACCCACCCGACACCACGAGACCTCCGGGTCCGGCCCCTGGCCGGTCCCGCGGACGAGCACACCCTCACCCGCCCCTCCCACCACACCCCGACCCAGGAGCACCCGATGACCGAGCACCACTTCGAGACCCACGAGCCGATCGAGCTCTACATCGAGAACGGCAAGGGCACCGTCGAGGTCCGCGCCCTCGACACCACCGAGACCCGCGTCGAGCTCACCGGACCCGACGCCGAGGCGACCCACGTCCACCTCGACGGCCGCCGTCTCGACGTCATCGCCCCCCAGCACCGCGGCGGCTTCCTCACCGGGGAGCGGCGCCTCGACATCGTGGTCCACCTCCCCCAGGGCAGCGACTTCGTCACCAAGCTCGGCAGCGCCGACCTCGACGTCACCGGCCGGATCGACCGGGCGCAGGTCCGCTCGGGCTCCGGCGACGTCCGCCTCGACACCGTCGACGGCGCCTGCCTGGTCGAGACCGGCTCGGGCGACGTCACCATCGCGCAGGCCACGCAGGCGCTGCGCGTCAAGAGCGGCTCCGGCGACGTCGACATCCGTACGACGGCCGCGGAGGTCTCGGTGTCCACCGGCTCCGGCGACGTCAAGATCGACGACGTCACGGGTCCCACGGCCGTCAAGACCGGGTCCGGCGACCTGCGGATCGGCCGCGCCCGGGGCGACGTCGGCCTCACCACCGGCAGCGGCGACCTCGAGATCGGCGTGATCACGGCCGGCCGGGTCCAGGCCAAGGGTGCCTCGGGCGGCGTCCGGATCGGCGTGCCGCCCGGCGTCCCGGTCTGGACCGACGTCACGACCGTCTCCGGCCGCATCCACTCCACCCTCGACGGTGCCGGCCAGCCCGAGCCCGGCGCCGACTACGTCGAGGTCCGCGCCAAGACCGTGACCGGCGACGTCGTCCTCAGCCAGGTCTGACCCGTCCGACCCCGCCCCCACCCGTCCCGCGACAGGAGATCCACCATGAACGCCCACGAGCTGCTCGACTACGAGATGCGCCGCACCCACGCCGACGCCACCGTCGACCACGACGCGCGCAACCGCGCCACCCTGAGCGCCTCCCGGCGCCGCGCCCGGCGCCACCGCCTGGCCGCCCGGGTCCGCTCGGTCGCCGACCGCCTGGAGGCCTGAGACCGGTCCAGGGCTCA
The Nocardioides plantarum genome window above contains:
- a CDS encoding DUF4097 family beta strand repeat-containing protein, with amino-acid sequence MTEHHFETHEPIELYIENGKGTVEVRALDTTETRVELTGPDAEATHVHLDGRRLDVIAPQHRGGFLTGERRLDIVVHLPQGSDFVTKLGSADLDVTGRIDRAQVRSGSGDVRLDTVDGACLVETGSGDVTIAQATQALRVKSGSGDVDIRTTAAEVSVSTGSGDVKIDDVTGPTAVKTGSGDLRIGRARGDVGLTTGSGDLEIGVITAGRVQAKGASGGVRIGVPPGVPVWTDVTTVSGRIHSTLDGAGQPEPGADYVEVRAKTVTGDVVLSQV